A genomic region of Vigna radiata var. radiata cultivar VC1973A unplaced genomic scaffold, Vradiata_ver6 scaffold_86, whole genome shotgun sequence contains the following coding sequences:
- the LOC106754253 gene encoding transcription factor MYB41: MGRAPCCNKNGLKKGPWTPEEDLMLTNYIQTHGPGNWRTLPKNAGLQRCGKSCRLRWTNYLRPDIKRGRFSFEEEETIIQLHSVLGNKWSAIAARLPGRTDNEIKNYWNTHIRKRLLRMGIDPVTHAPRLDLLDMSSILRSAIGSVNPSFLNLQGLLSAQALMNPEFLKLAATATLLSLKNDHNQNPLNLVSQVQQQFNNSVGNCQVQSQVFPNQFQTPTESNNMNNGLSMSPDSSIPSYLGEHNYLNAQQNQVDLLQDPELVHLLNSANQNIGYDSVLSTPLSTPTPLNSSSTYVNSSTEEERDTYCSDVFKLEIPESLDISDFL; this comes from the exons ATGGGAAGAGCACCTTGTTGCAACAAAAATGGTCTCAAAAAGGGTCCTTGGACACCTGAAGAGGATCTCATGCTCACCAACTACATTCAAACTCATGGACCTGGAAATTGGCGAACCCTTCCCAAGAATGCTG GTTTACAGCGATGTGGCAAGAGTTGCCGTCTTCGATGGACTAATTACCTTAGACCCGATATCAAGAGAGGAAGGTTCTCgtttgaagaagaagagacCATCATTCAGCTTCACAGTGTCTTGGGAAACAA GTGGTCGGCAATAGCAGCTAGGTTGCCAGGGAGAACCGACAATGAAATAAAGAACTATTGGAACACTCACATCAGGAAGAGGTTGCTGCGAATGGGAATCGACCCTGTTACACACGCTCCACGCCTTGATCTTCTTGACATGTCCTCGATTCTTAGGTCAGCAATCGGCAGCGTTAATCCATCGTTTCTGAATCTGCAAGGTTTGCTGAGTGCCCAGGCGTTGATGAACCCAGAGTTTCTGAAGCTCGCTGCCACTGCCACTTTGTTATCATTGAAGAATGATCACAATCAGAACCCATTAAACTTAGTTTCACAAGTTCAACAACAATTCAATAACAGTGTAGGGAATTGTCAAGTGCAAAGCCAGGTTTTCCCTAATCAGTTTCAGACTCCAACCGAAAGCAACAACATGAACAATGGGCTTTCAATGTCCCCAGACAGTTCAATTCCTTCCTATCTCGGTGAGCATAATTACCTGAACGCTCAACAAAACCAAGTTGATTTGCTACAGGACCCGGAATTGGTACATTTGTTAAACAGTGCAAACCAAAACATAGGCTACGATTCGGTTCTGTCTACGCCTTTGTCTACTCCAACTCCATTGAATTCATCATCCACTTATGTGAATAGCAGCACCGAGGAAGAGAGGGACACGTATTGCAGCGATGTATTCAAGTTAGAAATTCCAGAGAGTTTGGACATTAGTGATTTCTTGTAA